The DNA sequence TCTTACTCAAGCTTGAATGGACAAAAAATGCATACTAATTACGATTTAATCACAAGATTTCTCAAGAACACGCTCCGTTTTAAAGTAACACTTTACTTCATAAATATCTCATTTCCCATATCTAATATTGGTGTTTATCAGTATATGTATgcttaaaaatttgtttttatattttgtagGGTTTTGTCATATcagatttttttggaattgacaAGATAACTTCACCTCCTCATGCTAACTACACACATTCAATTGAAGTCGGAGTAAATGCCGGTATTGACATGGTAAACtatgattttttttcaattatgttGAGTAGTATTTTTATAGTTAGGTATCAAAATTATCTTTTTGAAAGCTTCGTGTCCGCCCCTAGGACTGACTAATCTCAGGTACACCAATTTTACCATCCATTTACTGAGGTCTCTTTTAAAGCCAGAGCAAAAGTTCGGTATGAACTGACCCAACACATGAGTCGTCAAGAATCAAACTTGATATTCTAAAGCTTACAAACACTCACACTCTTTGCGTATAAACCAATGATTTTATACATATAAAATATGATCTTTTTAATACTAAATGTTGTAATGATGCAGGTAATGACTGCAGCTGACTTCCGAGAATTCATAGATGGCTTATCTTTACTAGTGAAAACAAATGTTGTATCTATGAAAAGAATCGATGATGCAGTGAAGAGAATTTTGAGAGTCAAGTTTGTAATGGGTCTATTTGAAAAACCATTGGCTGATTACAGTCTTGCCGACCATCTCGGAAGCCAGGTTAGTCGAGTAACTTtgatttaaatatgtttttagtccctacaaaattatagAACTATATATTTTCAACCTAATTTGACAGGAGCACAGAGAGTTGGCTAGAGAAGCTGTGAGGAAATCATTGGTACTATTAAAGAACGGTGAAAGCGTTGATAAGCCGTTGCTTCCTCTTCCTAAAAAGGCTTCAAAAATACTTGTTTCCGGAATTCATGCTGATAATCTAGGCTATCAATGTGGTGGATGGACGATTCAATGGCAAGGGCTTAGCGGCAACAACGTTACTAGTGGTACGACAATTCTGAGTGCGATAAAAAATACAGTTGACAAAGACACTAAGATAGTCTATCAAGAGAATCCATCTCTCGAATATGTAAAATCAAATGATTTTTCATATGCAATTGTGGTAGTCGGAGAAACACCATATGCGGAAACAAATGGCGACAGTTTAAACTTAACCATCTCAGGTAATGGGGCAGAAACAATAAACAACGTATGCAGCGGAGTGAGATGTGTGGTTGTGTTAATAACTGGTAGACCTGTGGTTATGTTACCATATATTGACATAATCGAAGGACTTGTTGCGGCATGGCTTCCTGGTAGTGAAGGTTACGGTGTTACAGATGTTTTGTTTGGTGATTATGGATTTAGTGGTAAACTTCCACGGACATGGTTTAAGAGTGTTGATCAATTACCTATGAATGTTGGTGATTCTCATTATGATCCTTTGTTTCCATTTGGATTTGGTCTTACTACTCAAGGTCTTAAGAATACTTAGAGCTTATTATTGCTTGAATTAGTTGGGTGTTGTGTCATATGTCTTGATTATATGAAATCTAAGTACAAAATTTTCTTAAGTTGGGTGTTGTATCATATAAATGTGTATCTGTAagctatttatgaaataaaatattaaataaagtcAAAAGTTTTTATAAGTTATCCAAATATGCCCTAGCTGGTAAAACGGAGCCCTAAAGGCGAAAAAAGAATCAATCATGTCATATTCATATATTCTACATTGCAATCAGaaacaattttaaataaaagtcTATCAAGTTATTTACCCTCAATTTGGATATTCACATAATATTATAGTCTATTAATCCAAAAGAAGTTTATCAAACAAGCACATTTGAGTTTATCTAAATTCTCCCGTCATCCTTCCAATTAAATTTGGCATCCTTCAATTTTTTAATAGTGTTACTTTGTATAATACAATGATAATGACTAAATTTATGTAAATAATATTCTATTTACATTGCAAATTATAAGAAATTTTCAttcacttttgttttttttttttttgtgtttgagaTGAATTTCATGGGTTTTAGATGAATATTGATCAatgtgatgatgaagatgataaagGAGAAGAGGGAAAAGGTTgaagttatataaaaaatattatgtgtTAATAGTTCATTCTTACCTTCAGTAGACTATCAATTTCCATTGTTAcccaaaaaaagaatgaaaaagaacaTAAGTGAATGAAAATTTCTTATAATTTGCAATGAAagagattattattttaaaacattCTCCCATCAAAACAAGTTCGTTTTTTTTTTacaacattttctttaaaaatgaCCATTATCTCACGGTCAAGTGACTTAAATCTCTAAAGGATTTTTACAAAACATCACAAAAAAGTACATATATGTTCCTAAAAAATTCTGAGAAGCGTCGGTGATAGTGAGAGACAAAGTTCATTACTTCACATTTCCGATATTTCTTAAAACCCTAACCCTTAAAACACTTCTAAATGGATTTCAATCACACTCTATTTAAGCTTTCCACTCCCGCCCTATTTGTTCTCTCTGATGAAGACTTCCGCTTCTACTACAACTTTCCTGAATTTAGACATCTCATTGAAGAAGCTGCCAACACATCACATACAATTACATATATGTTCCTCAAAATGCGATCAGAAAAGCATCAATGATAGTGAACAACATCGCTTACAAATTCACATTCACCACCATTTTCCATCTAAATACCCatttcattccattcaccatattTCTTAAAATGCTAACTCTAAAAACCTTTCTCAATGGACTTCAATCACCACTTTTATGAACTCTCCACTTCAACCCTATATGTTCCCTCCAACAACAACTTTTGCTTTCCCTATAACTTCCTTGAGTTCAGACATCTCCTTTAAGAAATCACTAGAAAATCACATTCAATGTTAAACCAAATTAGTTCCTCAAAAAACATATGTGGTCTAGGTACATCTTTCCCCGCCGACATCGATAATGCTTGTGAATAAATTGTTAATGCAAATGACGATGTTTTGGAGCTTGCGGACGAGATCGTGGATGAGTTTCATAGGGTTCAAAAGGAGAAAGATATGGAAGAAGGggaagacatgtttttcaaatttaagaatgggaagaAAATGGTTGGTTATTTGGGTGATTAAGTGATTGGAAAGAAATAGAAATTTTTGTTTCATGTAGACACTCTTAGGAAACTACAGTATCATTATAACCTTGTGTTCACAACTCAAATCAACATTTTAAACATGGttggttaaaaatatttaatttttttctgtgTTTGAGACGAATTTTATGGGTTTGAGATAAGTGTGATGATGAAGGTGGTGAAGGAGAAGAGGGAAGAAGATgagtttatataaaaaatattatgtgtTGAGAATTTATAGTTATATTCAGTAGATTATCACTTTCCAgccatctaattttttttaaaagatcaaattgttaaaattaaaaaaataacaaagtcTTTGGTGGACACTCAacaaaattgtctctcctaaaataattaaagttaaaagTTAA is a window from the Vicia villosa cultivar HV-30 ecotype Madison, WI unplaced genomic scaffold, Vvil1.0 ctg.003240F_1_1, whole genome shotgun sequence genome containing:
- the LOC131640619 gene encoding uncharacterized protein LOC131640619 isoform X2 — protein: MEKSRIFLVVLMLLQCWVAMADTEYLKYKDPKQPLNTRIKDLVGRMTLEEKIGQMLQIERTVASTDIVNKYYIGSLLSAGGSVPKVNATANDWVDMVNKFQKGALSTRLGIPIIYGVDAVHGHNNVYNATIFPHNIGLGATRDPQLVKKIGDATALEARATGVSYLFAPSIAVCRDPRWGRCYESYSEDHKIVQAMTEIILGLQGDIPPHSRKGVPYVVGHKKVAACAKHYVGDGGTTKGINENNTVITRHELLSIHMPAYYDSIIKGVSTIMVSYSSLNGQKMHTNYDLITRFLKNTLRFKGFVISDFFGIDKITSPPHANYTHSIEVGVNAGIDMVMTAADFREFIDGLSLLVKTNVVSMKRIDDAVKRILRVKFVMGLFEKPLADYSLADHLGSQEHRELAREAVRKSLVLLKNGESVDKPLLPLPKKASKILVSGIHADNLGYQCGGWTIQWQGLSGNNVTSGTTILSAIKNTVDKDTKIVYQENPSLEYVKSNDFSYAIVVVGETPYAETNGDSLNLTISGNGAETINNVCSGVRCVVVLITGRPVVMLPYIDIIEGLVAAWLPGSEGYGVTDVLFGDYGFSGKLPRTWFKSVDQLPMNVGDSHYDPLFPFGFGLTTQGLKNT
- the LOC131640619 gene encoding uncharacterized protein LOC131640619 isoform X1, translating into MARINRIFLVVLMLLQCWVAMADTEYLKYKDPKQPLNTRIKDLVGRMTLEEKIGQMLQIERTVASTDIVNKYYIGSLLSAGGSVPKVNATANDWVDMVNKFQKGALSTRLGIPIIYGVDAVHGHNNVYNATIFPHNIGLGATRDPQLVKKIGDATALEARATGVSYLFAPSIAVCRDPRWGRCYESYSEDHKIVQAMTEIILGLQGDIPPHSRKGVPYVVGHKKVAACAKHYVGDGGTTKGINENNTVITRHELLSIHMPAYYDSIIKGVSTIMVSYSSLNGQKMHTNYDLITRFLKNTLRFKGFVISDFFGIDKITSPPHANYTHSIEVGVNAGIDMVMTAADFREFIDGLSLLVKTNVVSMKRIDDAVKRILRVKFVMGLFEKPLADYSLADHLGSQEHRELAREAVRKSLVLLKNGESVDKPLLPLPKKASKILVSGIHADNLGYQCGGWTIQWQGLSGNNVTSGTTILSAIKNTVDKDTKIVYQENPSLEYVKSNDFSYAIVVVGETPYAETNGDSLNLTISGNGAETINNVCSGVRCVVVLITGRPVVMLPYIDIIEGLVAAWLPGSEGYGVTDVLFGDYGFSGKLPRTWFKSVDQLPMNVGDSHYDPLFPFGFGLTTQGLKNT